Proteins from a genomic interval of Clostridium sp. AN503:
- a CDS encoding AraC family transcriptional regulator, protein MDHMMFSIFPNERFVDLGLYQYGWEECEPLHSYGPYARNHYLFHYVISGTGTLQSTDSRGITNTYKIKSGEGFMIFPKQVNTYYADKDHPWEYTWLEFDGLRVKEAIELAGLDMDHPVYHSNARDLTAQLKNEMLYIAQNPNQSPYHLIGHLYLFLDYLTRSCASRKLLQSGKMRDFYVKEALSFIEQNFQNDISVEDIAAFCNLNRSYFGKIFRDATGKSPQEFLISYRMSKAAELLKLTELAIRDISNAVGYPSQLHFSRAFKNVYGISPREWRAQNKLTP, encoded by the coding sequence ATGGACCATATGATGTTTTCTATTTTTCCAAATGAACGGTTTGTTGACCTTGGTTTATATCAATATGGGTGGGAGGAATGTGAACCGCTGCACTCCTATGGCCCTTATGCCAGGAACCATTATCTGTTCCACTATGTGATCTCCGGAACCGGCACGCTCCAGTCCACCGATTCCAGGGGGATCACCAACACTTACAAGATCAAGAGCGGCGAAGGCTTTATGATCTTTCCCAAGCAGGTGAACACCTATTACGCGGACAAGGACCATCCCTGGGAGTACACCTGGCTGGAGTTCGACGGGCTGCGGGTGAAGGAAGCCATAGAGCTTGCGGGACTGGATATGGATCATCCGGTCTACCACTCCAACGCGCGGGACTTGACGGCCCAGTTAAAGAACGAGATGCTCTACATCGCTCAGAATCCAAACCAGTCCCCCTATCACCTGATCGGGCATCTGTACCTGTTTTTGGATTATCTGACCCGCTCCTGTGCCTCCCGCAAGCTTCTCCAGAGCGGGAAGATGCGGGACTTCTATGTAAAAGAAGCCCTGTCCTTTATTGAACAGAACTTCCAGAATGATATTTCGGTTGAGGATATTGCCGCTTTCTGTAATTTAAACAGGAGTTATTTTGGAAAGATCTTCCGGGATGCAACGGGCAAAAGCCCCCAGGAATTCCTGATCAGCTACCGCATGAGCAAGGCGGCGGAGCTGTTGAAGCTGACAGAGCTGGCGATCCGGGATATCAGCAACGCCGTCGGATACCCCAGCCAGCTCCATTTTTCCAGAGCATTTAAAAATGTGTACGGGATCTCCCCCAGGGAGTGGAGAGCGCAGAATAAGCTTACACCATAG
- a CDS encoding sugar ABC transporter substrate-binding protein: MLKWKKQSIAAGLAVLMASSALSGCAGAGQDGKVSLSFQIWDNAQRGGMQAIADAYMAKHPEVTVDVQVTSWDEYWTKLDAAAESNQLPDIFWMHTNQILKYADYGMLADVTDLYDDVDPDYYNKHYSEISQDNARGSDGRMYGVPKDKDTIGLVYNKVLFDQAGVAYPDETWTWDDLCSASAAIYEKTGKYGYMAYADDQLGYWNFVYQAGGYILNEDKTKAGFDQPGTKKGMEFYINLQKEPWCPDQNYFAETNPGTAFASGQGAMYLEGNWNLMSMMENNKDIEGQWDIAVLPKCPDPVSGDGRATISNGLSYATGAKGKKLSYALDFLKFCGSEEGQRVQGMSGAAIPAYIGLEDTWIQAFDRFEHKLSVEHCVEMFPYGVQSVNNASRPNWKTQVNDILLKIYSGELTLEEGLARMQKQVDEAKAP; encoded by the coding sequence ATGCTGAAATGGAAGAAACAAAGCATTGCCGCAGGACTGGCGGTCCTGATGGCTTCTTCGGCTTTAAGCGGATGTGCAGGCGCCGGACAGGACGGCAAGGTCAGCCTGTCCTTTCAGATCTGGGATAATGCCCAGCGTGGAGGAATGCAGGCCATAGCGGACGCCTACATGGCAAAGCATCCCGAGGTGACGGTGGATGTACAGGTCACCAGTTGGGATGAGTACTGGACCAAATTGGACGCCGCGGCGGAATCAAACCAGCTTCCGGATATATTCTGGATGCATACGAACCAGATCTTGAAATACGCAGATTACGGGATGCTGGCAGATGTGACGGATCTCTATGACGATGTGGACCCGGATTATTACAACAAGCATTATTCCGAGATCTCCCAGGACAATGCCAGAGGCTCCGACGGCAGGATGTACGGTGTGCCGAAGGATAAGGATACCATAGGCCTGGTCTACAACAAGGTACTGTTCGACCAGGCGGGAGTCGCCTATCCGGATGAGACCTGGACCTGGGACGATCTGTGCAGCGCTTCCGCAGCCATCTATGAGAAGACCGGAAAATACGGTTATATGGCTTATGCGGACGACCAGCTCGGATACTGGAATTTCGTGTACCAGGCCGGCGGGTATATTTTAAACGAGGATAAGACGAAGGCGGGATTTGATCAGCCGGGTACGAAAAAGGGCATGGAATTTTATATCAATCTTCAGAAAGAACCCTGGTGCCCGGATCAGAATTATTTTGCGGAGACCAACCCGGGCACGGCATTCGCCTCCGGGCAGGGAGCCATGTACTTAGAAGGCAACTGGAACCTGATGTCCATGATGGAGAACAACAAGGATATCGAAGGCCAGTGGGACATCGCGGTGCTGCCCAAATGCCCGGATCCGGTGAGCGGGGACGGAAGGGCTACCATTTCCAACGGCCTGTCCTACGCTACCGGCGCAAAAGGGAAAAAGCTCTCCTACGCCCTGGACTTTCTAAAGTTCTGCGGTTCTGAGGAAGGGCAGCGGGTACAGGGAATGTCCGGCGCGGCCATCCCTGCCTACATAGGGCTTGAAGATACCTGGATCCAGGCGTTTGACCGGTTTGAACACAAGCTGAGCGTGGAGCACTGTGTAGAGATGTTCCCTTACGGCGTGCAGAGCGTCAACAATGCATCAAGGCCTAACTGGAAGACGCAGGTAAATGATATTCTGCTTAAGATCTACAGCGGCGAGCTGACCCTGGAAGAAGGGCTGGCGCGGATGCAGAAACAGGTTGACGAGGCGAAGGCGCCGTAA
- a CDS encoding sugar ABC transporter permease: MGKKKWLTEDAKWGYLLVAPTIIGLVLLNVYPFIQTLVLSFSTTHPFGYYEITGVGNYVQMFSDKEFWKATWNSIYFCILTVPLGVFLSLLTAVLLNAKIAGKTAFRAIYFLPMVVAPAAIAMVWKWIFNAEYGIINQIIGTKVNWLTNPALVLPACAVVAIWSAVGYDAVLLLSGIQNISKSYYEAASLDGASKVQQFELSPLSRTFLKVGQFIFPPLLPTSCSQMSCFLLLWYSMIVLSNLVTLKYSAS; this comes from the coding sequence ATGGGAAAGAAAAAATGGCTTACAGAAGATGCAAAATGGGGCTATCTGCTGGTAGCGCCAACGATCATCGGCCTGGTACTGTTAAACGTATATCCGTTTATCCAGACCCTGGTCTTAAGTTTTTCCACCACGCATCCCTTTGGATATTATGAGATCACGGGTGTCGGGAACTATGTACAGATGTTTTCCGATAAGGAATTCTGGAAAGCGACCTGGAATTCCATCTACTTCTGCATCCTGACCGTGCCGCTGGGAGTGTTCCTCTCCCTGCTGACGGCGGTCCTGTTAAATGCGAAGATCGCGGGCAAGACGGCGTTTCGGGCGATCTATTTCCTGCCGATGGTAGTGGCGCCCGCGGCTATCGCTATGGTGTGGAAATGGATCTTCAACGCGGAGTACGGGATCATCAACCAGATCATCGGAACCAAGGTAAACTGGCTGACCAACCCGGCGCTGGTGCTCCCGGCCTGCGCGGTGGTGGCGATCTGGAGCGCCGTAGGGTATGACGCGGTGCTGCTTTTATCGGGTATCCAGAATATTTCCAAAAGCTACTATGAGGCGGCAAGCTTAGACGGGGCCAGCAAGGTGCAGCAGTTTGAACTGTCCCCCTTGTCAAGGACATTTTTAAAAGTGGGGCAGTTTATTTTTCCTCCTCTTTTACCTACATCCTGTTCTCAGATGTCCTGTTTTCTATTATTATGGTATTCTATGATAGTTTTAAGTAATCTTGTTACTTTGAAGTATTCTGCCTCCTAA
- a CDS encoding IS3 family transposase codes for MNDSSCIFEIIQQTLAQNGNTLSAKELCSAAGVSRSGYYAWLKAAPVREQKEEEDRRDFELVLSAYKQHGYPKGARGIHMALLHSDPPVIMNLKKIRRLMEKFRLSCPYRGPNPNKRLAKALRTGSVSDNLLRREFESYGPRMVLLTDITYLPYAGRFAYLSTILDAFTKQILSYVLSESLEVDFVLETVERLIADHGISLHAETIIHSDQGCHYTSRSFINILYDRKLRQSMSRKGCCWDNAPQESFFGHMKDHIRGNLADCAAFIEVKCVIDDYMEYYNNERYQWKLAKLAPNEFYDFFITGKYPLDIPNRPSCPVITKRPEELGGRILQSNKIT; via the coding sequence ATGAACGACTCTTCGTGTATTTTTGAGATTATTCAGCAGACCCTGGCACAGAACGGGAACACCCTCTCCGCCAAAGAACTCTGTTCGGCAGCCGGGGTTTCCAGGAGCGGCTATTATGCCTGGCTGAAAGCTGCCCCGGTCCGTGAGCAGAAGGAAGAGGAGGACCGCCGGGATTTCGAGCTGGTACTGTCCGCTTATAAGCAGCACGGTTATCCCAAAGGAGCCCGGGGCATCCATATGGCTCTGCTCCACAGTGACCCTCCGGTCATCATGAACCTGAAAAAGATCCGCAGGCTGATGGAAAAGTTCCGGCTGTCCTGCCCATACCGGGGCCCGAATCCCAATAAGAGACTCGCAAAAGCGCTCCGGACTGGAAGTGTTTCGGATAACCTGCTCCGCCGTGAGTTCGAAAGTTATGGGCCGAGGATGGTGTTGCTGACAGATATCACTTACCTGCCTTATGCCGGAAGGTTTGCTTATCTGTCTACGATCCTGGATGCTTTTACGAAACAGATACTCTCTTATGTGCTCAGCGAATCGCTGGAAGTGGACTTCGTACTGGAAACAGTGGAGAGGCTGATCGCAGACCATGGAATCTCCCTGCATGCCGAAACAATTATCCACAGCGACCAGGGCTGTCATTATACCAGCCGAAGCTTTATCAACATCCTTTATGACAGAAAACTGCGCCAGTCCATGTCCCGCAAGGGCTGCTGCTGGGACAATGCCCCGCAGGAAAGCTTCTTCGGGCATATGAAGGACCACATCAGGGGAAACCTGGCGGATTGTGCTGCGTTCATCGAAGTAAAGTGTGTGATAGATGACTATATGGAGTACTACAATAATGAGCGTTACCAATGGAAACTTGCAAAGTTAGCCCCAAACGAGTTTTATGACTTTTTCATCACTGGGAAGTATCCACTGGATATCCCCAACAGGCCGTCCTGTCCGGTGATTACAAAAAGGCCGGAGGAATTAGGAGGCAGAATACTTCAAAGTAACAAGATTACTTAA
- a CDS encoding HTH domain-containing protein, giving the protein MSRKPFTEEEILLLRQNPYTYSVTQFQLNLTKEFKEIFYSEYQKGELPRKILEDHGYNPAILGERRIWSISGHIREQYKKYGCFYEGNYTHGKRQPQEQTGDNHASEKEELKQLRHEVDYLKQEVEFLKKISAVRTTRK; this is encoded by the coding sequence ATGAGCAGAAAACCCTTTACCGAAGAAGAAATACTGTTGCTGCGACAAAACCCTTACACCTACAGCGTGACCCAGTTTCAATTGAACCTTACCAAAGAGTTCAAAGAGATCTTTTATTCAGAATACCAGAAAGGGGAACTTCCCCGGAAGATTCTGGAGGATCACGGCTATAACCCGGCCATCCTGGGGGAGCGCAGGATCTGGAGTATTTCCGGCCACATCCGGGAACAGTACAAGAAGTACGGCTGTTTCTACGAAGGGAACTACACACATGGAAAGAGGCAGCCCCAGGAGCAGACGGGTGATAACCATGCATCTGAAAAAGAAGAACTGAAACAGCTTCGGCATGAGGTCGATTACCTGAAACAGGAAGTGGAGTTTTTAAAAAAAATTTCTGCAGTCAGAACTACCAGAAAGTAG